The window CCGCTGAGCCCGGACAGCAATTCGGTCAACGCATAACCGGTCGCGAAGAGCCATGCGGGCATCGGTACCGGCGGAAACAGCAGCACGACGCGCCGTTTCGGAAACAGCACGGCGTAGGCGATCAGCGCGCCGAACACGCCGGCCGACGCACCGACGGTCGGCGCGTCGCTGGGCGGCAGCGCGCGGATCACCGCGAGCTGCGTGATCGCGCCGGCCAGCACACTCGCCAGATAGAGCGCGAGAAAGCGCGCACGCCCGAGCACGCGTTCGACGTCGCGACCGAACATGTAGAGCCCGAACATGTTGAACGCGATGTGGGCGAGACTGGCATGCAGCACGCTGTAGGTCAGCAACTGCCAGACGTGGAAGTCCGGTGTTGCCGGCGCGCCCGGTCGTGCGGGCGGCCATAGCGCGAACTGGTCGATGAGCACCGGCCAGCCGCTCGCCTCGGCGATGAACACGGCGACGTTCACCAGAATCAACGCGAAGGTCATGGCGACGGAATCCGAGGAGAGATGTGGCGTTGCCGGCCAGCGGTGCGGCCGGATCCAGTTTTCACGATATACCGTCACGTTAGCGATGCCGCGTGCATGGCCGTTGCGGCAGATCATGGACGTCGCCAGTTGCAGCTTTCCGGCCGAACCGGATTGCCTCAAAGCCGTCAGCCGTCGACGGCGAGCCGCAGGTTGACGTGCGTCAAGGCCGCCCGGGGCGCCGCGCTTACCCTGAACTCGGGAAACATGCGTCGCCGCGCGGCGGTGCGCATGCGTATCGTCCACGCAAAGGGCAACGGGAGCCTCATCATGCACATCGGAAGAATCAGTACCCAACCGGTCGAATCGTGCACGGCCGAATGCAGTGCGTTTGAACTGGCCGATCGCATGCGGCACGCGCATGTCGGCGACATCGTCGTGATCGAGTACCGCAATGGCGAAGCCATTCCGATCGGCCTGGTCACCGATCGCGACCTGGTGATCGAAGTGATGGCCCGAGGCGACGATCCGGGCGACGTGACGGCAGGCCAGATCATGTCGCGCGGTCTCGTCGTCGTGTCAGACACGGACGAGATTGGCGTGGCGCTCGAGGAGATGCGCCGCTCGGGCATCCGGAGGCTGCCGGTCGTCGACGATGCCGGCCGCCTCGCGGGCATCGTGACGCTCGACGATATCGTCGAGCATCTCGCGGGGCTGCTCGGCGGTGTCGCCGAAGTCGGCAAGCTGCAGCAGATCGAGGAGCAGCGTTTCCGCGCGTGACGCTGCGGCGCCGGGAGGGGCGGCGCCCGGCGAGGCCGGGCTGCTTGCCCGAGGCATTCGCACCGCACGCTTACGTGTGCAGCGTGGCGAACAACGGCGCCCAGAACGCGCGGCTTTCGTACGCCGTGGCATCGCAATCGGTGTCGAAACGAATCGCGATCGCGGCTTCGGCTTCGGTCAGCGGGTCGGCATGCTCGATCTGCCGGGCCAGCACCACGGTGTCGGCGTCGGACGCATCGCGTCCGCGTGCCGCCCGGGCCGCGACGCGCGCGGCGAGCGTCGCCCGACTCGCGGTGAAGTCGAGCATCGCGACGCGCACGCCAAGCCGTGCGGCGAGGGCAATGAATGCCGTCCGGTTGTGTCGGCGCAGGAACGTCGCGTCGACGATCGCCGTGTAGCCGCTGTCGAGAACCACGCGAGCCTCCGAAAGCAGTCTTTCGTAGATCTCGTCGATCGCCGTGTCCGAGTAGGCACCGGGGGACAGGCGCGTATTGTCCGCTGTACCAGCCAGGCGCTTGCGCTCGACGTCGCTGGACAACCGGATGGCGCCGAGTTGCGCGGCCAGTGCACGGCTGGCCAGCGATTTGCCCGAGCCGGAAACCCCGTGACACAACAGCAACGCCGGCTGCGCATCGCGTCGTGCAGCGGCCATCGCCGACGCAGTGCGCAGATAGCCGGCGCGCGCCGCTTCGTCGCCGCGCAGCCGGGCGGTCAGTGCGCGTACCAGCGCACGGTAGACGACGTAGCACGGCAGCACGCCCAGTGCCGCATGGTCGCCCGTGCGCGCCAGCCAGCCTGACAGCAGGCGGTGGGCGCAATCCTCGCGTCCGTGGGCCGAGAAATCCATCAGCGCGAATGCGAGATCGCTCGCCACGTCGATCCAGCGCAGCGCGTCGTCGAATTCGATGCAGTCGAACATCAGGATCCGGTTCCGCCAGCGCACGATGTTCTCGAGGTGCAGGTCGCCGTGACACGCACGCACGAAACCGAGCGCGTGCCGATCGGCGAGCATCGGCGCGATGCGGGTCAGTTCGGCTTCGTACCAGGCGCGCAGCGCGGCTTCGTCCGGTGCCGCGACGTCGAGCGTATCGAGCAACGGCCGGCACTGGGCCGCGACGCTCGCCGCGCTGCCGTGATGGCCGCGCGGCGCACGGCGCGGCGCACGCAGATGATGGTGGGCGAGCGTATCGGCGAGGGCATCCGCGTCCGCCAGACCGTCATCACGCGATGCGCTGCGAACCGACAACATCGCCTGCGCGTCGAACCGGCGCATGCGCACCACGTACTCGCCCGGCACCGTCCTTTGCCTGCGCCGGCGGCCGCCGATCGGCACCGGTGCAGCGAACGCGCATCGCCGGCCGTGCGCGACGAGCGGCCAGACACCCAGGTACAGCGGGCCGGCGAACGGTCGATTGAGCGCGCACTCCGCGAGCGCGCAGCGGCGCCGCTGCGCAGGCCGCATGAGATCGACGAAGGCGAAGCGCACCGGCTTGATGCGCTTGTACGCATAGCGTCCGGCCAGATAAACGACGGACAGGTGAGTTTCGATCCGCTCGATCCGGCCTGCGGGGTGGGGATAGGTGGTGGGTCTGCACATCGCGCGATCGAATTGCGTCGACGTTCGTCGTGCATTTGCGCGATTCAGCGCGAATCGGACATGCGGCGCTCGGGACATGATGAACGGTTGGGTCATATGGGGCGCGCGTATGTCTTGGCACACCGCCGGGTTGGATTCGAAACGAGCACGCACGTTCTCGTCTGCCCGATGCTGCAGTATCCGGCTGGCAGGCCAGGCGTGACCGGCTCGACGAATCCTATTGCAACCGACCAGGGCGCTTTCCGGCTTGATGCCAGTCAAGCGAGCCGCGCGACAGGGGCGCTTGACGCAGGTCAACGGCATTCACCGGAGCGGCAATACAGTCGGTTCCAGAGACAGCGTAAAGCGGCGCGCGACCATGCGCGGAATTAACGGCCTGGCGAGGCATTGACGATGAAACAACGGGCATTGGCGATGGGTGTGCTGCTCGCGCTGGGTGCATGTGCGGGGGCGGAGCGAACCGAGACATTCAGGACGATGGAAACACGGCTGCTTGCGATGCGCCAGGCCGCATCGCTGCAATGTTCGACCCCGTCCGAATGCGACCGGGCGTGGAGCCGCACCCGGCGCTACGTCCAGGATCATTCGTCGACCCGCATCACGCGATTCGGCACGGACCGGATCGAAACGGCGCAGCCGTATCTGGCTGGAGAAGTCTATCTTTGGGCATCGCGCGCGGAATCGGGCGGCGGCGGCTCGGTGATCCGGCTCAAGGCGATGTGCAAGGGCATGTATGACAGCAACGGCGGCCCGGGATGGCAATACGATGCGTGTGCCCGGAAGATCCTCGAAATAGAGCAAGGCTTCCGGGCGGACGAGAACCCGCCGAGCTAGCGGCGGATGCCGGCCAACGGCCGCCCGTTTCTTCTCGCGCCGGTTCGCAGCGGCTCCAAACCGTTGACCTCGGTCAACGCCCGCTTGCGGCGAGCACCGATGATGGAAGCGAATCCGAACGCCGCCGGCGCATCGGTTCATCAGCGAGGCTCGCATGTACACGAATATCATGGTTGCCACGGACGGCAGTCCTTCGGCGAATCAGGCGCTCGACGAAGGTCTCCGGATGGCCAGGTTATGCGGCGCCCGCCTGTTTGCCGTATTCGTCGTCGACAAATCCACGCTGTTCGCCTATGGCGGGCGCATGGAGCCCGAAGCGTTGCTCGACGAGATTCGGCGCCATGGCGCCGAGATCTTGCGAGACGCCGACCGGGCGATCTCGCGCGCGGCGGTCAACGGCGAAACGGAGATCATCGAGACCGATCTCGGCCAGGACGTCGCGGAGCGCCTGCAGCGCTACGTCGTCGATCATTCGATCGATCTGGCCGTGGTCGGCACGCACGGTCGACGTGGTGTCCGGCGGCTGGTGCTCGGCAGCGTCGCCGAACGCTTTCTTCGCGCATCGACTTGCCCGGTCCTGCTCGTGCGCGGCGAGGATACCTCTCCCGCCGCGGTCGCAGTGGCCTAGCGTCGCTGCCTCCCGGCACGCCACCCGCCCAGGTGATCATCATGCAGATATCGTTTCCCGCCGAACATCCGACGTATTGCGACCTCGATTCCGCGCTGTGCTTTCCGGCGCTCGTCGAAGGGCGCCGCGTGCGCTGCGCGATCACCTCGGCCGCGCTGGAAGATCACTTCCGCGCGGCGTCGCCTCGCGAGCAGGATCTCGTCGACGCCTTTGCGCGCCATCGTCCCGCCATCGAGCGCGCGGCTCGCCGTCTGCTCGAGGAAATTGGCGGGCGGCCGATCCTGCTCCACAGCGGCCATTTCCGGTTCTGTACGTAATCGACCGCCGCCCTTGACGCGCATCAAGCGCACGCCGGCGCGCGCAGGTACGCTGGATTCCGAAAGACCATTCGTCCCACGCGCGGCATGTGATGCCGCGCCATCCGATCTTCATTGCGGCCGATGCTGTCGGGACGAAAGCGCCGGTCGCATGTCACCGTATGAGGAGTGCGAACCATGAGCAATCTGACCCGTTACGATCCGTTTTCGATCGAACCCGTTTCCGACCTGTTCCAGGGGCTGTTCAGGCCGCTGCGCGGCATGACGCTTGCCGACGAACCCGATCTTGCATCGATGAAGATCGACGTCACCGAAAACGACAAGGCGTATACGGTCAACGCTGAACTACCCGGCGTCGCAAAGGACGACATCGACGTCCAGGTGACGGGCAATACCGTATCGATCAATGCGAAGATCGAACGCAACAACGAGCAGAAGGATGGCGAGCGCGTGATCCGGCGCGAGCGCTACAGCGGTGCGATCAGCCGCTCGTTCTCGCTGTCCGGCGAAATCGACGATGCGAACGCGACGGCGGCGTATCAGGATGGCGTGCTGTCGCTGACGC is drawn from Burkholderia diffusa and contains these coding sequences:
- a CDS encoding rhomboid family intramembrane serine protease — translated: MTFALILVNVAVFIAEASGWPVLIDQFALWPPARPGAPATPDFHVWQLLTYSVLHASLAHIAFNMFGLYMFGRDVERVLGRARFLALYLASVLAGAITQLAVIRALPPSDAPTVGASAGVFGALIAYAVLFPKRRVVLLFPPVPMPAWLFATGYALTELLSGLSGDTSGVAHFAHLGGMLGALVCLAFWRKRADERA
- a CDS encoding CBS domain-containing protein, yielding MHIGRISTQPVESCTAECSAFELADRMRHAHVGDIVVIEYRNGEAIPIGLVTDRDLVIEVMARGDDPGDVTAGQIMSRGLVVVSDTDEIGVALEEMRRSGIRRLPVVDDAGRLAGIVTLDDIVEHLAGLLGGVAEVGKLQQIEEQRFRA
- a CDS encoding AAA family ATPase produces the protein MSRAPHVRFALNRANARRTSTQFDRAMCRPTTYPHPAGRIERIETHLSVVYLAGRYAYKRIKPVRFAFVDLMRPAQRRRCALAECALNRPFAGPLYLGVWPLVAHGRRCAFAAPVPIGGRRRRQRTVPGEYVVRMRRFDAQAMLSVRSASRDDGLADADALADTLAHHHLRAPRRAPRGHHGSAASVAAQCRPLLDTLDVAAPDEAALRAWYEAELTRIAPMLADRHALGFVRACHGDLHLENIVRWRNRILMFDCIEFDDALRWIDVASDLAFALMDFSAHGREDCAHRLLSGWLARTGDHAALGVLPCYVVYRALVRALTARLRGDEAARAGYLRTASAMAAARRDAQPALLLCHGVSGSGKSLASRALAAQLGAIRLSSDVERKRLAGTADNTRLSPGAYSDTAIDEIYERLLSEARVVLDSGYTAIVDATFLRRHNRTAFIALAARLGVRVAMLDFTASRATLAARVAARAARGRDASDADTVVLARQIEHADPLTEAEAAIAIRFDTDCDATAYESRAFWAPLFATLHT
- a CDS encoding universal stress protein, giving the protein MYTNIMVATDGSPSANQALDEGLRMARLCGARLFAVFVVDKSTLFAYGGRMEPEALLDEIRRHGAEILRDADRAISRAAVNGETEIIETDLGQDVAERLQRYVVDHSIDLAVVGTHGRRGVRRLVLGSVAERFLRASTCPVLLVRGEDTSPAAVAVA
- a CDS encoding DUF1488 domain-containing protein, whose protein sequence is MQISFPAEHPTYCDLDSALCFPALVEGRRVRCAITSAALEDHFRAASPREQDLVDAFARHRPAIERAARRLLEEIGGRPILLHSGHFRFCT
- a CDS encoding Hsp20/alpha crystallin family protein; its protein translation is MSNLTRYDPFSIEPVSDLFQGLFRPLRGMTLADEPDLASMKIDVTENDKAYTVNAELPGVAKDDIDVQVTGNTVSINAKIERNNEQKDGERVIRRERYSGAISRSFSLSGEIDDANATAAYQDGVLSLTLPKKAPVGQKKLTIS